From Phycodurus eques isolate BA_2022a chromosome 1, UOR_Pequ_1.1, whole genome shotgun sequence, one genomic window encodes:
- the LOC133413844 gene encoding gamma-glutamylaminecyclotransferase-like, with product MARLFVYGTLKRGQPNHCCMLDKSIGAAQVLATAVTTEKFPLVIAGEYNIPFLLNLPGQGQRVHGELYRVDERLLNFLDVLEDIPATYQRTLVMLTVEEWLGQADHEERSAVGGVTEAFVYSTTTYQPDWPSLPHYESYDSRGHHGLEYIRK from the coding sequence ATGGCTCGACTCTTCGTCTACGGAACTCTAAAGAGGGGGCAGCCGAACCACTGCTGCATGTTGGACAAGAGCATTGGAGCTGCGCAGGTGCTTGCCACTGCTGTCACCACTGAGAAGTTCCCCCTAGTGATCGCTGGCGAGTACAACATCCCTTTCCTCCTCAACCTACCAGGCCAGGGTCAGAGGGTTCACGGCGAGCTCTACAGAGTGGACGAGCGCTTGCTGAATTTCCTGGATGTCCTCGAAGACATCCCCGCCACGTATCAGCGAACTCTGGTAATGCTTACGGTGGAGGAGTGGCTGGGGCAGGCCGACCACGAGGAGAGATCCGCGGTGGGCGGCGTCACTGAGGCCTTTGTGTACAGCACAACCACGTACCAGCCGGACTGGCCCTCGCTGCCTCATTACGAGAGTTACGACTCCCGCGGTCATCACGGCCTCGAGTACATACGGAAATGA